A stretch of Acidimicrobiales bacterium DNA encodes these proteins:
- a CDS encoding ATP-binding cassette domain-containing protein, which yields MPGGFALHGVTVDGVDRPRLDDVELEIAADGITVLAGESGSGKSTLLRLLNRLDVPDRGTVTWQGENLDDVDVLLHRRQVGMVFQTPAVAPGSVFDNLRIGAIDLDEESAADLVHLVHLDPGYLDRTASELSGGEKQRVCLARTLATGPDVILADEPTSSLDPEATAVIEQLARRLAAPDSPLRVGWVWVSHDPGQIERIADRVVRMRAGRVVS from the coding sequence GTGCCTGGTGGGTTCGCGCTGCATGGAGTGACGGTGGACGGGGTCGACCGTCCGCGCCTGGACGATGTCGAGCTCGAGATCGCGGCGGACGGCATCACGGTGCTCGCCGGCGAGTCGGGGTCGGGGAAGTCGACACTGTTGCGGCTGCTGAATCGGCTCGATGTGCCGGACCGGGGCACGGTTACCTGGCAGGGCGAGAACCTCGACGACGTCGACGTGCTGCTGCATCGGCGTCAGGTCGGCATGGTGTTCCAGACGCCGGCGGTCGCGCCCGGCTCCGTGTTCGACAATCTGCGGATCGGAGCGATCGACCTCGACGAGGAGAGCGCCGCCGATCTGGTGCACCTCGTCCATCTCGACCCGGGCTATCTGGATCGCACGGCGAGTGAGCTCTCGGGCGGCGAGAAGCAGCGGGTCTGCCTGGCCCGCACCCTGGCGACCGGGCCGGACGTGATCCTGGCCGATGAACCCACGTCGTCGCTCGATCCGGAAGCGACTGCGGTCATCGAACAGCTCGCCCGTCGCCTGGCCGCCCCGGACAGTCCGCTGCGGGTCGGCTGGGTCTGGGTGTCGCACGATCCCGGCCAAATCGAGCGCATCGCCGACCGCGTCGTGCGAATGCGGGCCGGCCGCGTGGTGTCCTAG
- a CDS encoding S-layer homology domain-containing protein has product MVLAVGAAGISVAPGGTSRAGATEPVPQPRPECGEDTYTCPTDHAENEVTVSGQVIDGAPVNVVMDPVVPACNRNVGPVAGGWENAPCYSSISFGGSPSLCLTIDTFDDDRIRTGSCSALLYEDGTTARFELASEDARNHDSETPRASCGYNSAFGVYVEGGPSNRDYGPWAAKAATMLDCRYTLTSGRPNGLYGPTWAYFPASVSVRDNGASSTYSGYAAADGGWAYVIGDLRDGGLEADLEAIENAVLGGAAEYTLDASGSTEPTDDPIVSYDFEVTAPDGSTDTRSSGSDTWDVQLLQDPEGGSTYTASVTVTSESGATDTETVEIELPAGINIEEFAAVVHPEPDGEDPGGEHPEPEVSTKVDINLLGVDHDIFMEEGDYTIELEWLEPVPGEGPGISLGAPTEMFRTAEGPYGDEDPFDVFYMWEPPTEAGTYRVRVNLDLTTSDGTHARASRTTSPFDVIGGEIDAQLSEEVSDSDEPAFGIVDQLFEFDLTLQNIGWDDATIVSVELTREVEGVDIDFEPPDDETIVPEGETVVPVTVSSSQPGEAEIPFTVTYQDTAVGEDSERKIELSAHLNFLGDFEWRVPDRIVRPTGGGSPDIPDSAGDVDDVQHDSYPVDITIVAEDCLTDYDWTANGEEIDDPEPTPDREDPCQFRFEFEDEGEYELIGSDGAAEVLKGTVTVEDILWVVVGDSVASGEGNPDGGSGGGWMDAKCHRSANSGAVQAAFDYEEEYELSSVTLVHVACSGATTFSGVIGPQLHNPFYGADASAHQLAVVDSLVGDREIDALVMHVGGNDMLFGPAAKFCFANGAPGNPCNKIGFASELSIQSGNVTQVRGIPVPEVLDPFVGSVCRDASAGEREINAAGDGDIEASTASEWHIIINDENIDWTGRTPVDIDEPGALPTDWEQSDIESIAPRLCPGDWAERVLSGGHSGASSLNFVLEDELEENHFSGYLPTRAPNPLREPEPLTEIVKATGPDLDDAIDRRVEAFEQNLAALDSRVDLMNVDPANVFIVEYYNLTRGSDGETCDAILGVPLTGLGIDEAEAMWAEAKILDPLNREIAATRSRFGWTVVGGVASAFTTHGACADESWVIGLDDDTGAGNAGLLHPNAAGHEAIKDLVMAAVDGVVEDPSDARGSDPTASDRLAQAAAEGSNVLRLAGDGDLAPAAASASLTLTAAGDEAELAVGDWLLVGAGNERTADYAFPLPAPQLVEVTAINGRRITFEPALDQRHGASTLVVRVPDVSRQHLEDPYDPTQVAGPTSELFSCDPDATAPFVDLPGTKWGDPAIICLYDIDVTTGTSPTMFSPDDVVTRMQMAAFMARLYEVMVGEPCPVADTPFTDLLGSPWGDPAIGCIYGLDVTTGTSPTTYSPNDVVTRMQVAAFLDRLWQAIRGEKAPKVPTPFIDLPGNYADSSIARIFGLDLTTGTSPTMYSPYDDVTRVQMAALLARFYEADPP; this is encoded by the coding sequence GTGGTTCTGGCGGTCGGAGCGGCCGGCATCTCGGTCGCGCCGGGTGGCACGTCGCGGGCCGGCGCGACCGAACCCGTGCCCCAGCCCCGACCCGAGTGCGGCGAGGACACCTACACGTGTCCGACCGACCATGCCGAGAACGAGGTCACGGTGTCAGGTCAGGTCATCGACGGTGCCCCTGTGAACGTGGTGATGGACCCGGTCGTGCCCGCCTGCAACCGCAATGTCGGTCCGGTGGCGGGCGGATGGGAGAACGCCCCGTGCTACTCGTCGATCTCGTTCGGCGGGTCGCCCTCGCTGTGCCTGACGATCGACACGTTCGACGACGACAGGATTCGCACCGGGTCGTGCAGCGCCCTGCTCTACGAGGACGGCACGACCGCCCGGTTCGAACTCGCGAGCGAGGATGCACGAAACCACGATTCGGAGACGCCGAGAGCGAGCTGTGGGTACAACTCCGCGTTCGGTGTCTATGTCGAGGGCGGCCCCTCGAACCGCGACTACGGGCCGTGGGCGGCCAAGGCCGCGACCATGCTCGATTGTCGCTACACGCTCACGTCCGGTCGACCGAACGGGCTCTACGGCCCGACCTGGGCGTACTTCCCGGCTTCCGTGTCCGTGCGGGACAACGGCGCGAGCTCGACCTACTCGGGCTACGCCGCCGCCGACGGTGGATGGGCCTATGTCATCGGCGATCTCCGAGACGGCGGTCTCGAAGCCGATCTGGAAGCGATCGAGAACGCCGTCCTCGGGGGCGCCGCCGAGTACACCCTGGACGCGTCCGGGTCGACAGAGCCGACCGACGACCCGATCGTCAGCTACGACTTCGAGGTCACGGCTCCGGACGGCAGCACCGACACGCGTTCCTCGGGTTCGGACACCTGGGACGTCCAACTCCTCCAGGACCCGGAGGGCGGATCGACGTACACCGCGTCCGTGACCGTCACGAGCGAATCCGGGGCGACCGACACGGAGACGGTCGAGATCGAGCTCCCCGCAGGGATCAACATCGAGGAGTTCGCTGCGGTCGTGCATCCCGAGCCCGACGGCGAGGATCCCGGAGGCGAGCACCCCGAACCGGAGGTCTCGACCAAGGTCGACATCAATCTGCTCGGTGTCGACCACGACATCTTCATGGAAGAGGGTGACTACACGATCGAGCTCGAATGGCTCGAACCCGTGCCCGGCGAGGGGCCGGGGATCTCGCTCGGGGCGCCGACGGAGATGTTCCGCACCGCGGAGGGCCCGTACGGCGACGAAGATCCCTTCGACGTCTTCTACATGTGGGAGCCGCCGACCGAAGCCGGCACCTACCGGGTCCGCGTCAACCTCGACCTGACCACCTCGGACGGCACGCATGCCCGGGCATCGCGCACGACGTCGCCGTTCGACGTGATCGGTGGCGAGATCGACGCCCAGCTGTCCGAGGAAGTGTCCGACAGCGACGAGCCTGCGTTCGGCATCGTCGACCAGCTGTTCGAGTTCGACCTGACGCTCCAGAACATCGGGTGGGACGACGCGACGATCGTGTCGGTCGAGTTGACGCGCGAGGTGGAAGGCGTCGACATCGACTTCGAGCCACCGGACGACGAGACGATCGTGCCGGAGGGGGAGACCGTCGTCCCGGTGACCGTGTCGTCCTCACAGCCGGGTGAGGCGGAGATCCCGTTCACGGTCACCTATCAGGACACGGCCGTCGGCGAGGACAGTGAGCGGAAGATCGAGCTCTCCGCCCACCTCAACTTCCTCGGCGACTTCGAATGGCGGGTGCCGGATCGCATCGTGCGTCCGACCGGTGGTGGGTCGCCGGACATCCCCGATTCGGCCGGCGATGTCGACGACGTGCAACACGACAGCTATCCCGTCGACATCACGATCGTCGCCGAGGATTGCCTGACCGACTACGACTGGACGGCGAACGGCGAGGAGATCGACGACCCGGAGCCGACGCCCGACCGGGAGGACCCCTGCCAGTTCCGCTTCGAGTTCGAGGACGAGGGCGAGTACGAGTTGATCGGTTCGGACGGAGCGGCCGAGGTGCTCAAGGGCACCGTGACGGTGGAGGACATCCTCTGGGTGGTCGTCGGCGACTCGGTCGCCTCGGGCGAAGGAAACCCCGACGGCGGGTCCGGCGGCGGGTGGATGGACGCGAAGTGCCACCGGTCGGCGAACTCCGGCGCCGTACAGGCGGCCTTCGACTACGAGGAGGAGTACGAGCTCTCGTCGGTCACCCTCGTCCATGTGGCGTGTTCCGGCGCGACGACGTTCAGTGGCGTCATCGGGCCCCAGCTGCACAACCCGTTCTACGGCGCCGACGCGTCGGCCCATCAACTGGCCGTCGTGGACTCGCTCGTCGGCGACCGGGAGATCGATGCCCTGGTGATGCACGTCGGCGGCAACGACATGTTGTTCGGGCCGGCCGCGAAGTTCTGCTTCGCCAATGGAGCGCCGGGCAATCCGTGCAACAAGATCGGGTTCGCCTCGGAGCTGAGCATCCAGTCGGGCAACGTGACCCAGGTACGGGGCATTCCGGTGCCCGAGGTGCTGGATCCCTTCGTCGGGTCGGTCTGTCGCGACGCGTCCGCCGGTGAGCGCGAGATCAATGCCGCCGGCGACGGAGATATCGAGGCGTCGACGGCGTCGGAGTGGCACATCATCATCAACGACGAGAACATCGACTGGACGGGACGTACCCCAGTCGACATCGATGAACCCGGCGCGCTGCCGACCGACTGGGAGCAGTCCGACATCGAGAGCATCGCGCCGAGGCTGTGTCCGGGGGACTGGGCCGAACGCGTGCTCTCCGGTGGGCACAGCGGAGCGTCCTCGCTCAACTTCGTTCTCGAGGATGAGCTGGAGGAGAACCACTTCTCCGGTTATCTCCCCACCCGGGCGCCGAACCCGCTCAGGGAACCGGAGCCGCTCACCGAGATCGTGAAGGCCACGGGACCCGACCTCGACGACGCGATCGACCGCCGGGTGGAGGCCTTCGAGCAGAATCTCGCCGCGCTCGACAGCCGCGTCGACCTGATGAACGTCGATCCCGCCAACGTCTTCATCGTCGAGTACTACAACCTCACCCGGGGCAGCGACGGGGAGACCTGCGACGCGATCCTGGGTGTCCCGCTCACCGGCCTCGGGATCGACGAGGCCGAGGCAATGTGGGCGGAGGCGAAGATCCTCGACCCGCTGAATCGCGAGATCGCGGCGACCCGGTCGCGCTTCGGATGGACGGTCGTCGGTGGAGTGGCCTCCGCCTTCACCACCCACGGTGCCTGTGCAGACGAGTCGTGGGTCATCGGCCTGGACGACGACACCGGTGCCGGCAACGCGGGACTCCTCCACCCGAACGCGGCGGGCCACGAGGCCATCAAGGACCTGGTGATGGCAGCCGTCGACGGCGTGGTCGAAGATCCGTCGGATGCGCGGGGATCGGACCCGACGGCCTCCGATCGTCTCGCCCAGGCGGCCGCGGAGGGAAGCAACGTGCTCCGGTTGGCCGGCGACGGCGATCTCGCTCCGGCGGCAGCCTCGGCGTCGTTGACCTTGACCGCGGCCGGCGATGAAGCCGAACTCGCAGTCGGCGACTGGCTGCTGGTCGGCGCGGGCAACGAGCGGACCGCCGACTACGCGTTCCCCCTGCCGGCGCCGCAACTCGTCGAAGTGACGGCCATCAACGGTCGGAGGATCACGTTCGAGCCCGCGCTCGACCAACGTCACGGAGCGAGCACGCTGGTGGTCCGGGTGCCGGACGTGAGTCGTCAGCATCTCGAGGATCCGTACGATCCGACGCAGGTGGCGGGGCCGACGAGCGAGCTGTTCTCGTGTGACCCGGATGCGACGGCGCCGTTCGTCGACCTCCCGGGCACGAAGTGGGGCGATCCGGCGATCATCTGTCTCTACGACATCGACGTCACGACCGGCACCTCGCCGACGATGTTCTCACCGGACGACGTGGTCACCCGGATGCAGATGGCCGCCTTCATGGCCCGCCTCTACGAGGTCATGGTGGGCGAGCCGTGTCCGGTCGCAGACACGCCGTTCACGGATCTCCTCGGTAGCCCCTGGGGTGACCCGGCGATCGGCTGCATCTACGGACTCGACGTCACGACGGGCACGTCGCCCACGACCTACTCGCCGAACGATGTCGTCACCCGCATGCAGGTCGCTGCGTTCCTGGACCGCCTGTGGCAGGCGATCCGGGGGGAGAAGGCCCCCAAGGTCCCGACGCCGTTCATCGACCTCCCGGGCAACTACGCCGACAGCTCGATCGCCCGCATCTTCGGTCTCGATCTCACGACCGGCACGTCGCCGACCATGTACTCGCCCTACGACGACGTCACCCGGGTCCAGATGGCGGCCCTGCTGGCCCGCTTCTACGAAGCCGATCCTCCGTAG
- the fetB gene encoding iron export ABC transporter permease subunit FetB, translating to MNDLADIGLDGLALSGILIAVALVLSFVRRLGLERDLLIAAVRALVQLLIVGFALRIVVDGDDPLIFTWIWVAVMVVVASWTVRRRAPEVPNVIPLALASFAAAAAVTLGVLFGLRVFEPTGRAIVPMAGVMVGNSMTATVVVSRRLVAEARDHRGLIEARLALGLSSQDAFAPHLREALRTGLVPQIETTKTVGLIALPGAMTGLILAGVEPVEAVRVQVAVMYLVLGSVSTTASVMALGLTRRMFTKDHRLAVAAVAQSRP from the coding sequence ATGAACGACCTCGCAGACATCGGCCTCGACGGCCTCGCCCTGTCGGGCATCCTGATCGCGGTCGCCTTGGTGCTGTCCTTCGTCCGTCGACTCGGGCTCGAGAGGGATCTGCTGATCGCGGCCGTCCGGGCGCTCGTCCAGCTGTTGATCGTCGGCTTCGCGCTCCGGATCGTGGTGGACGGCGACGACCCGCTGATCTTCACCTGGATCTGGGTGGCGGTGATGGTCGTCGTCGCCTCGTGGACGGTGCGACGCCGCGCCCCCGAGGTGCCGAACGTGATTCCACTCGCGTTGGCGTCGTTCGCGGCGGCGGCCGCCGTGACACTCGGCGTGCTGTTCGGGCTTCGCGTGTTCGAGCCGACCGGTCGGGCGATCGTGCCGATGGCGGGGGTGATGGTGGGCAACTCGATGACGGCGACGGTGGTCGTCTCCCGCCGTCTGGTGGCCGAGGCCCGCGATCACCGTGGCTTGATCGAAGCCCGCCTCGCCCTCGGCCTCTCGTCTCAGGACGCGTTCGCGCCACACCTCCGCGAGGCGCTGCGGACCGGCCTGGTTCCTCAGATCGAGACGACCAAGACGGTCGGCCTCATCGCCCTCCCCGGTGCGATGACCGGGCTGATCCTGGCGGGGGTCGAGCCGGTCGAGGCCGTGCGGGTGCAGGTGGCGGTGATGTATCTCGTGCTCGGGTCGGTCTCGACCACGGCCTCGGTGATGGCGCTGGGCCTCACCCGGAGAATGTTCACGAAGGACCACCGGCTCGCGGTGGCGGCTGTGGCACAGTCTCGCCCGTGA
- a CDS encoding thioesterase family protein, which produces MIEAIFVPEGDDLIPQPTASGPWFPGVQHGGAITGLIARAVEQVPSATPMMLTRMSVDMSRKVPMGRTRVTAEVLRDGRRVQSLGVRYEVDGEIVARSTAMRIRIDDSVVADEQVPDPWPEDVPPEGPDGLDDLDISVQGADFIHNFTMRRREDEARPGRTISWVRLNVPFVLGEETRPMTFAAAAADMIPSAGSIMDFDRYLSVNPDLSMQFHRIPEGAWIASEALVRVNRAGFGSTDAQLFDSTGSIGRSMKSLLIDPR; this is translated from the coding sequence GTGATCGAAGCGATATTCGTCCCCGAAGGCGACGACCTCATCCCGCAACCGACGGCGTCCGGGCCGTGGTTCCCCGGCGTCCAGCACGGCGGCGCCATCACCGGCCTCATCGCCCGGGCTGTCGAGCAGGTGCCGAGTGCGACGCCGATGATGCTGACCCGGATGTCGGTGGACATGAGTCGGAAGGTGCCGATGGGGCGCACGCGGGTGACGGCGGAGGTGTTGCGCGACGGTCGCCGCGTCCAGTCGCTCGGCGTCCGCTACGAGGTCGACGGCGAGATTGTCGCCCGCTCGACCGCGATGCGGATCCGGATCGACGACTCGGTCGTCGCCGACGAGCAGGTGCCGGACCCGTGGCCGGAGGACGTGCCCCCGGAGGGTCCTGACGGGCTCGACGACCTCGACATCTCGGTGCAGGGAGCCGACTTCATCCACAACTTCACGATGCGGCGTCGCGAGGACGAAGCTCGGCCGGGCCGGACGATCAGCTGGGTCAGGCTGAACGTGCCGTTCGTGCTCGGTGAGGAGACCCGGCCGATGACCTTCGCGGCGGCGGCCGCCGACATGATCCCCAGCGCCGGGTCGATCATGGACTTCGACCGGTACCTCTCGGTCAACCCCGACCTGTCGATGCAGTTCCACCGGATACCCGAGGGTGCCTGGATCGCGAGCGAGGCGCTGGTGCGGGTCAATCGCGCCGGTTTCGGTTCGACCGACGCCCAGCTCTTCGACTCGACCGGCTCGATCGGTCGGTCGATGAAGAGCCTCCTGATCGACCCCCGCTGA
- a CDS encoding phosphotransferase, whose amino-acid sequence MATFPAAIEDVTIDWVTDALHASGDLGADARVRAVHSEPIGVGVGLMGLLHRLSLDYDGAPGPATAIAKFPVPHAETRHVAKTFRFYEKEVGFYRDLAAGSSLGTPAVYAAQHDADSDDFALLLEDIADRGVVYSQTEGCPPDVALTAARALGRHAATFLESPAFEEPALAWLPFGHETPFPEGVIQGVGGSWEAFQQRFPELIDDRIRDLVPRYLDSIHTLMTPADGRPITLMHGDYRLDNLFFAGDDVTAIDWQICAKGTPAYDLGYFVSQSLTVEDRRAHEDAIIDAWFEGFEAAGGTDDRDAFMEDYRRVVMFCLCYPLQSGGALVVDDERARQLVVDLFNRCMAAIEDHDAAEFLG is encoded by the coding sequence ATGGCGACGTTCCCGGCGGCTATCGAAGACGTCACGATCGACTGGGTCACGGACGCGCTCCACGCCTCGGGCGACCTCGGGGCCGACGCCCGCGTCCGGGCGGTCCACAGCGAGCCGATCGGCGTGGGCGTCGGCCTGATGGGTCTGCTCCACCGGCTGTCCCTCGACTACGACGGCGCACCGGGCCCGGCGACCGCGATCGCCAAGTTTCCCGTTCCCCACGCCGAGACCCGCCACGTCGCGAAGACCTTCCGCTTCTACGAGAAGGAGGTCGGGTTCTACCGCGACCTCGCGGCGGGCTCGTCGCTCGGCACGCCCGCCGTCTACGCCGCACAGCACGACGCGGACTCCGACGACTTCGCGCTCCTGCTCGAGGACATCGCCGACCGCGGCGTCGTCTACTCCCAGACCGAAGGCTGCCCGCCGGACGTCGCCCTCACCGCCGCTCGCGCCCTCGGGCGCCACGCTGCGACGTTCCTCGAGAGTCCGGCCTTCGAGGAGCCGGCCCTCGCCTGGTTGCCGTTCGGCCACGAGACGCCGTTCCCCGAGGGCGTGATCCAGGGCGTCGGCGGATCCTGGGAAGCCTTCCAGCAGCGGTTCCCCGAGCTGATCGACGACCGCATCCGCGATCTCGTCCCCCGCTACCTCGACTCGATCCACACGCTGATGACACCCGCCGATGGCCGTCCGATCACGCTCATGCACGGCGACTACCGGCTCGACAACCTGTTCTTCGCCGGCGACGACGTGACCGCGATCGACTGGCAGATCTGCGCCAAGGGCACGCCCGCCTACGACCTCGGCTACTTCGTCTCCCAGAGCCTCACCGTCGAGGACCGCCGCGCCCACGAGGACGCGATCATCGACGCCTGGTTCGAGGGCTTCGAGGCAGCCGGCGGCACCGACGACCGCGACGCCTTCATGGAGGACTACCGCCGGGTCGTCATGTTCTGCCTCTGCTACCCGCTCCAGTCGGGAGGCGCGCTCGTGGTCGACGACGAGCGGGCCCGCCAACTCGTCGTCGACCTGTTCAACCGCTGCATGGCCGCGATCGAGGACCACGACGCCGCCGAGTTCCTCGGCTGA
- a CDS encoding amidase, producing MSDCPWLGDACSLIDAFRAGERSPLEELDAVIGAIEGSDLNAFAHLDLEAARTLAAAADVSLPFGGLPFGIKELEQVAGWPYTEASLLFEDRVGAYDTTHVQRIKASGAVPVGATTASEFGGLNVSVTKINGVTGNPWDTSRTAGGSSSGSAAAVAGGLLPLASGGDGGGSIRIPAGYTGLLGMKGTYGRIPRGPHTALNPHTVVLGCLARSVRDAARYYDVCAGPDPRDPTSLPAVGGWEAALGTHDLRGRTVIIDPTLGGVAIDDAARAVVEAAADELVAELGLRRLDVPVAIPRMGGEWMMGNIASLYGEIEDRWPAGAGDMTDEMRVAVQLSENLFNLRVAAAGEMLRRSANEAMADLLEQADFVITSTNPGPAFDATAGMSSDAKTFIDYARGSTVAQRIFSGVLKAARAVSGVAPKTPQRLLAAGTKGSPELLDMGALTMPANLCGNPAVSIPVGDVGGLPIGMQVIGRHHDDALLFDVAGHVERERPWPLVAPGAPI from the coding sequence ATGTCTGACTGCCCGTGGCTCGGCGATGCGTGCTCCCTGATCGATGCGTTCCGGGCGGGTGAGCGGTCCCCACTCGAGGAGTTGGACGCCGTCATCGGGGCGATCGAAGGCAGCGATCTGAACGCGTTCGCCCACCTCGATCTCGAGGCCGCTCGGACGCTCGCCGCGGCGGCCGACGTGTCGTTGCCGTTCGGCGGGCTGCCCTTCGGGATCAAGGAGCTGGAGCAGGTTGCCGGCTGGCCCTACACGGAAGCGTCGCTGCTCTTCGAGGACCGCGTCGGTGCCTACGACACGACGCACGTGCAGCGCATCAAAGCCAGTGGCGCGGTGCCGGTCGGCGCGACGACGGCGAGCGAGTTCGGCGGGCTCAACGTGAGCGTCACGAAGATCAACGGGGTGACGGGCAATCCCTGGGACACGTCGCGCACGGCCGGCGGCTCGTCGAGCGGCAGCGCGGCGGCGGTCGCCGGCGGGCTCCTCCCACTGGCGAGTGGGGGCGACGGGGGCGGGTCCATCCGCATCCCCGCCGGCTACACCGGCCTGCTCGGCATGAAGGGGACGTACGGACGGATCCCCCGAGGCCCGCACACCGCGCTGAATCCCCACACGGTGGTGCTCGGCTGTCTGGCACGATCGGTGCGCGACGCGGCGCGGTACTACGACGTGTGTGCCGGTCCGGATCCGCGTGACCCGACGAGCCTGCCCGCGGTCGGCGGCTGGGAGGCCGCACTCGGCACCCACGATCTGCGCGGGCGTACCGTGATCATCGATCCGACCTTGGGTGGCGTGGCGATCGACGACGCGGCCCGGGCAGTCGTCGAGGCCGCGGCGGACGAGCTGGTCGCCGAGCTCGGGCTGCGTCGCCTCGATGTGCCGGTGGCGATTCCCCGCATGGGGGGCGAGTGGATGATGGGCAACATCGCGAGCCTCTACGGCGAGATCGAGGACCGGTGGCCGGCCGGAGCCGGCGACATGACGGACGAGATGCGGGTCGCCGTGCAGCTGTCGGAGAATCTGTTCAACTTGCGGGTCGCGGCGGCGGGGGAGATGCTGCGGCGCAGCGCCAACGAGGCGATGGCGGACCTGCTCGAGCAGGCCGACTTCGTCATCACGTCGACCAACCCCGGTCCGGCCTTCGACGCGACCGCCGGGATGAGCAGCGACGCCAAGACGTTCATCGACTACGCCCGGGGCAGCACGGTCGCGCAGCGCATTTTCTCCGGCGTGCTGAAGGCCGCCCGCGCGGTCAGCGGCGTCGCGCCCAAGACGCCGCAGCGACTGCTCGCGGCCGGCACGAAGGGATCGCCCGAGCTGCTCGACATGGGTGCCCTCACGATGCCGGCGAACCTCTGTGGCAATCCGGCCGTCTCGATCCCGGTCGGCGATGTCGGCGGCCTGCCGATCGGTATGCAGGTGATCGGTCGTCACCACGACGATGCGCTGCTGTTCGATGTCGCCGGGCATGTCGAGCGCGAACGGCCGTGGCCGCTCGTGGCACCGGGGGCGCCGATCTAG
- a CDS encoding MarR family transcriptional regulator, which translates to MNRGRRLEAVVPAYVLEHDSPAALFTRLQRVVIFLEFLQREAVRDYDITFADFVLLATLRKEPEPHELLVGRIAEYVLRPTGSITHAVNRVEQRGLVRRRQGENDGREVVVSLTPTGRQFADEALASYDAIRERMFGRLSGDELDMIDRSVMLLLTALEADYRENVGA; encoded by the coding sequence GTGAACCGGGGACGACGCCTGGAAGCGGTCGTGCCCGCCTACGTCCTCGAACACGATTCACCCGCGGCGCTGTTCACCCGCCTCCAGCGTGTGGTGATCTTCCTCGAGTTCCTGCAGCGCGAGGCCGTCCGCGACTACGACATCACGTTCGCCGACTTCGTTCTCCTCGCAACGCTGCGCAAGGAACCCGAACCCCACGAACTCCTGGTCGGGCGCATCGCCGAATACGTCCTGCGGCCCACGGGCTCCATCACCCACGCCGTGAACCGGGTCGAGCAACGCGGCCTGGTCCGACGGAGGCAGGGCGAGAACGACGGACGCGAAGTCGTCGTGTCGTTGACCCCGACCGGACGGCAGTTCGCCGACGAGGCGCTGGCGTCCTACGACGCCATCCGCGAGCGCATGTTCGGCCGCCTGAGCGGAGACGAACTCGACATGATCGATCGCTCGGTGATGCTGCTGCTCACCGCGCTCGAAGCCGACTACCGGGAGAACGTCGGCGCATGA